Proteins encoded together in one Cicer arietinum cultivar CDC Frontier isolate Library 1 chromosome 4, Cicar.CDCFrontier_v2.0, whole genome shotgun sequence window:
- the LOC140920121 gene encoding uncharacterized protein, whose translation MAMLSQPPPIFDSRDTVVKWAKEIGIKNKVTVIIRRSDIETEKYHSIARERVESAHWKLKLMLENSMSDLCKCWEAMNNMIRLQHKRIRASFQKSFYDEEHEHRNPFYQRLNTFVSTEAQRRIAEEYDKVEWVGTDKSICGCSLRRTYGLPCACELGQYKLMGEPIPLDSVHIQWRKLSMECELTQDTEDGSELDMSTEMNALWKRFRSLDVIGKRVLKSKVRELAFPSTSSICPPPEKVKTKGRVKKSKGMKPDGYDVYRDPSYFEHVNATYGEDIGSQPSQSKKRQASQSKKHPSQSSHSSKNLLLTQFPDIIQPYIDDIFDVAADGNCGFRAIALLLGFGEECWSLVRKRLDQEIVSHVTPYDRLFTGRIKEVRDSLMISGLGVQPMDKWLSMPDMGYVIATTYNIILVTFGLTFSMTFFPMRGSHSGSTKNDRICCIGFVNGNHWVPLKMKDGFPMPDIAPGWKQYRTNEATSWAIAYTGRLQHWGYLLGRLSRVTQNPPTEPVEAMSLDEP comes from the exons GGTTGAGTCGGCTCACtggaaactgaagttaatgttagaaaatagcatgagtgatttgtgtaaatgttgggaggctatgaacaacatgataaggttacaacataaaagaatcagagcctcgtttcaaaaaagtttttatgatgaagagcatgAGCACAGAAATCCATTTTATCAGAGATTGAATACATTTGTATCAACAGAAGCTCAAAGACGTATTGCTGAAGAATACGACAAAGTTGAGTGGGTGGGTACTGACAAATCTATATGTGGGTGTTCTCTGAGAAGGACATACGGATTACCTTGTGCTTGTGAATTgggacaatataaattaatgggtgaaccaattcctctagattctgtgcatattcaatggagaaaattaagcatggaaTGTGAACTCACTCAAGACACAGAAGATGGATCAGAGTTGGATATGTCTACTGAGATGAATGCCTTATGGAAACGCTTTCGATCACTTGATGTTATTGGGAAACGAGTGTTGAAGAGTAAAGTGCGTGAACTTGCTTTTCCAAGTACAAGTTCAATATGTCCACCACCTGAAAAAGTCAAAACCAAAGGAAGAGTGAAGAAGAGTAAGGGTATGAAGCCAGatggatatgatgtatatcgagacccttcttactttgagcatgttaatgcaacatatggTGAAGATATTGGTTCCCAACCCTCTCaatcaaagaagagacaagcctctcaatcaaagaaacacCCCTCTCAGTCatctcattcttcaaaaaatttgttattgacACAATTTCCTGATATTATTCAGCcatacattgatgacatatttgacgtggcagctgatggaaattgtggttTTCGCGCTATTGCATTATTGCTTGGTTTCGGTGAAGAGTGTTGGTCTTTGGTCCGCAAGAGATTGGATCAAGAGATTGTTTCTCATGTAACTCCATATGATAGATTGTTCACAGGACGCATTAAAGAAGTAAGAGATTCGTTGATGATATCCGGCTTAGGTGTTCAACCCATGGATAAATGGTTGTCCATgcctgatatgggttacgtgatagcgacaacatataatattattcttgtcaCGTTCGGTCTGACATTTTCAATGACTTTCTTTCCTATGAGGGGTTCACATTCCggatcgacaaaaaatgatcgcatttgttgtattggttttgttaatgGAAATCACTGGGTTCcg ttAAAGATGAAAGATGGATTTCCAATGCCAGACATTGCACCAGGTTGGAAGCAATATCGTACCAATGAAGCAACTTCTTGGGCAATAGCATACACAGGCCGTCTACAACACTGGGGGTATTTATTAGGCCGGTTGTCACGTGTTACCCAAAATCCACCTACGGAACCCGTAGAGGCAATGTCTTTAGATGAaccttaa